A section of the Acanthochromis polyacanthus isolate Apoly-LR-REF ecotype Palm Island chromosome 1, KAUST_Apoly_ChrSc, whole genome shotgun sequence genome encodes:
- the LOC110968192 gene encoding uncharacterized protein LOC110968192 isoform X2 codes for MKSDAKKQREFFEKKKMQQKLKNLGLALPAASPADTGPGSMDLVTLFIVNQIAAKKASTDPPKVAVLGSSKGGSKRNKPLVLPMSPCSPSQLSLVDSQRQSSVQEVRRRKNVIPQGFKCRQLSPVLESAFSDNSASDYRPPRTVPSSPFSSISSTSSGQEIFPLQLKQQKQSQLQPLAHCSSASWNASGFQQNKFQPFSQPRGMTDAVPWSCGSNLLQQETPTAAHVLFRNPQLHKTETGDCAGHTANFSLNQPEDNEPILDFMLNQSKATPQFEEDVFSGFNNEEYEASHFGSAKSKIYPTDEKSIRPSTPQTVPDSQCMEVEFSNCTDMNFSCLGHYTEPMNGFDRSPNCSCGGGYYSSDSNDEDCCQPSLQASYMDLTCGAEPLNPNSTSQGYPKHSVSQSRPPTPLIKSKENFRNDQKVMKNMRSPDRAFGSSIQQTGSSTALFLSPLSPTQSSELCKCKKTPIKTQDAATQTAQNPRAEMCDASTQCTFVAKTKAAPGWYLPPVDVSEQHLATERQTDTATEPATLTVPSEISSSEGKQMTWSNKKLKSSFRSGIVNIFPASNCGKMVRQRPINPFLDALSSGRGKENGGGGDQRRQRENPLKAPSDEGKEEVTSGTGVIELSKEAETLQEIADILLLMKQRKKEG; via the exons ATGAAGAGTGACGCTAAAAAACAGAGG GAGTTTttcgaaaagaaaaaaatgcagcagaaactgaaaaacttgGGTCTAGCGCTGCCAGCTGCCTCACCTGCAGACACTGGTCCAGGTAGTATGGACCTGGTCACTCTGTTTATCGTCAACCAGATAGCGGCAAAGAAAGCAAGTACAG ATCCTCCTAAAGTAGCAGTTCTTGGCAGCAGTAAAGGAGGATCCAAGAGAAACAAGCCTCTCGTACTCCCAATGAGCCCCTGTTCACCGTCACAGCTGAGTCTTGTGGACAGCCAGCGTCAGAGCAG TGTTCAAGAagtcagaagaagaaagaatgTTATTCCACAAGGATTCAAGTGTCGGCAG CTTTCACCAGTGCTTGAATCAGCATTCTCAGACAACAGTGCATCCGACTACCGACCGCCCAGAACTGTCCCCTCTAGCCCTTTCTCCTCCATCTCATCCACCTCCTCAGGACAAG AAATATTtcccctgcagctgaaacaacAGAAGCAAAGTCAGCTTCAGCCTCTGGCCCATTGCTCTTCTGCATCTTGGAACGCCTCAGGTTTTCAACAAAATAAG TTTCAGCCTTTCTCCCAGCCCAGAGGCATGACAGATGCTGTCCCTTGGTCCTGTGGATCAAACCTTCTCCAACAGGAGACCCCCACAGCAGCCCACGTTCTCTTTAGAAATCCACAACTGCA TAAAACTGAGACAGGAGACTGTGCAGGACATACAGCCAACTTCTCCCTCAACCAACCTGAAGATAATGAGCCCATCCTGGACTTCATGCTGAACCAGTCAAAAGCGACACCGCAGTTTGAGGAGGACGTCTTCAGCGGGTTTAATAATGAAGAATATGAAG CTTCTCATTTTGGGAGTGCAAAATCCAAAATATACCCAACAGACGAAAAATCGATCAGACCTTCAACACCGCA AACTGTGCCTGATTCACAGTGCATGGAAGTGGAG TTCTCCAACTGCACTGACATGAACTTTT CATGCCTCGGACACTACACTGAGCCCATGAATGGCTTTGACCGCTCGCCAAATTGTTCTTGCGGAGGAGGTTACTACAGTTCAGACTCAAATGAT GAAGATTGCTGTCAACCTTCTCTCCAGGCTTCTTACATGGATCTAACATGTGGCGCAGAACCCTTGAACCCAAACAGCACCTCACAGGGGTATCCAAAACACAGCGTCTCTCAGTCCAGGCCTCCCACACCTCTAATAAAATCCAAAGAGAACTTCAGAAATGATCAGAAAGTTATGAAGAACATGCGTAGCCCAGATAGAGCCTTTGGAAGTAGCATCCaacagacaggaagcagcacagctttgtttttatctcctctgtctcccactCAGAGCTCAGAGTTGTGCAAATGCAAGAAAACACCCATTAAAACTCAAGATGCTGCGACTCAAACTGCACAAAATCCCAGGGCGGAGATGTGCGATGCTTCGACTCAGTGCACCTTTGTTGCAAAGACCAAAGCAGCTCCTGGTTGGTATCTACCACCTGTTGACGTGTCAGAGCAGCATCTAGCCACAGAGAGGCAGACTGATACCGCTACAGAGCCGGCCACACTCACAGTTCCATCAGAAATCTCAAGCAGCGAAGGGAAGCAGATGACTTGGAGCAACAAGAAATTGAAGTCCAGTTTTCGATCAGGCATCGTGAACATATTCCCTGCTAGCAACTGTGGCAAAATGGTCCGACAGAGACCCATAAATCCCTTTCTGGATGCTCTGAGCAGTGGCAGAG GTAAGGAGAATGGAGGAGGTGGAGATCAGAGACGGCAGCGTGAGAATCCGCTGAAAGCTCCGTCAGATGAAGGGAAAGAGGAGGTCACATCTGGAACCGGAGTTATCGAACTCTCAAAGGAGGCCGAGACCCTTCAGGAAATAGCTGACATTTTGCTTCTTATGAAGCAGAGGAAGAAGGAAGGATGA
- the LOC110968192 gene encoding uncharacterized protein LOC110968192 isoform X1, whose amino-acid sequence MKSDAKKQREFFEKKKMQQKLKNLGLALPAASPADTGPGSMDLVTLFIVNQIAAKKASTDPPKVAVLGSSKGGSKRNKPLVLPMSPCSPSQLSLVDSQRQSSVQEVRRRKNVIPQGFKCRQLSPVLESAFSDNSASDYRPPRTVPSSPFSSISSTSSGQEIFPLQLKQQKQSQLQPLAHCSSASWNASGFQQNKFQPFSQPRGMTDAVPWSCGSNLLQQETPTAAHVLFRNPQLHKTETGDCAGHTANFSLNQPEDNEPILDFMLNQSKATPQFEEDVFSGFNNEEYEASHFGSAKSKIYPTDEKSIRPSTPQTVPDSQCMEVEFSNCTDMNFSCLGHYTEPMNGFDRSPNCSCGGGYYSSDSNDQEDCCQPSLQASYMDLTCGAEPLNPNSTSQGYPKHSVSQSRPPTPLIKSKENFRNDQKVMKNMRSPDRAFGSSIQQTGSSTALFLSPLSPTQSSELCKCKKTPIKTQDAATQTAQNPRAEMCDASTQCTFVAKTKAAPGWYLPPVDVSEQHLATERQTDTATEPATLTVPSEISSSEGKQMTWSNKKLKSSFRSGIVNIFPASNCGKMVRQRPINPFLDALSSGRGKENGGGGDQRRQRENPLKAPSDEGKEEVTSGTGVIELSKEAETLQEIADILLLMKQRKKEG is encoded by the exons ATGAAGAGTGACGCTAAAAAACAGAGG GAGTTTttcgaaaagaaaaaaatgcagcagaaactgaaaaacttgGGTCTAGCGCTGCCAGCTGCCTCACCTGCAGACACTGGTCCAGGTAGTATGGACCTGGTCACTCTGTTTATCGTCAACCAGATAGCGGCAAAGAAAGCAAGTACAG ATCCTCCTAAAGTAGCAGTTCTTGGCAGCAGTAAAGGAGGATCCAAGAGAAACAAGCCTCTCGTACTCCCAATGAGCCCCTGTTCACCGTCACAGCTGAGTCTTGTGGACAGCCAGCGTCAGAGCAG TGTTCAAGAagtcagaagaagaaagaatgTTATTCCACAAGGATTCAAGTGTCGGCAG CTTTCACCAGTGCTTGAATCAGCATTCTCAGACAACAGTGCATCCGACTACCGACCGCCCAGAACTGTCCCCTCTAGCCCTTTCTCCTCCATCTCATCCACCTCCTCAGGACAAG AAATATTtcccctgcagctgaaacaacAGAAGCAAAGTCAGCTTCAGCCTCTGGCCCATTGCTCTTCTGCATCTTGGAACGCCTCAGGTTTTCAACAAAATAAG TTTCAGCCTTTCTCCCAGCCCAGAGGCATGACAGATGCTGTCCCTTGGTCCTGTGGATCAAACCTTCTCCAACAGGAGACCCCCACAGCAGCCCACGTTCTCTTTAGAAATCCACAACTGCA TAAAACTGAGACAGGAGACTGTGCAGGACATACAGCCAACTTCTCCCTCAACCAACCTGAAGATAATGAGCCCATCCTGGACTTCATGCTGAACCAGTCAAAAGCGACACCGCAGTTTGAGGAGGACGTCTTCAGCGGGTTTAATAATGAAGAATATGAAG CTTCTCATTTTGGGAGTGCAAAATCCAAAATATACCCAACAGACGAAAAATCGATCAGACCTTCAACACCGCA AACTGTGCCTGATTCACAGTGCATGGAAGTGGAG TTCTCCAACTGCACTGACATGAACTTTT CATGCCTCGGACACTACACTGAGCCCATGAATGGCTTTGACCGCTCGCCAAATTGTTCTTGCGGAGGAGGTTACTACAGTTCAGACTCAAATGAT CAGGAAGATTGCTGTCAACCTTCTCTCCAGGCTTCTTACATGGATCTAACATGTGGCGCAGAACCCTTGAACCCAAACAGCACCTCACAGGGGTATCCAAAACACAGCGTCTCTCAGTCCAGGCCTCCCACACCTCTAATAAAATCCAAAGAGAACTTCAGAAATGATCAGAAAGTTATGAAGAACATGCGTAGCCCAGATAGAGCCTTTGGAAGTAGCATCCaacagacaggaagcagcacagctttgtttttatctcctctgtctcccactCAGAGCTCAGAGTTGTGCAAATGCAAGAAAACACCCATTAAAACTCAAGATGCTGCGACTCAAACTGCACAAAATCCCAGGGCGGAGATGTGCGATGCTTCGACTCAGTGCACCTTTGTTGCAAAGACCAAAGCAGCTCCTGGTTGGTATCTACCACCTGTTGACGTGTCAGAGCAGCATCTAGCCACAGAGAGGCAGACTGATACCGCTACAGAGCCGGCCACACTCACAGTTCCATCAGAAATCTCAAGCAGCGAAGGGAAGCAGATGACTTGGAGCAACAAGAAATTGAAGTCCAGTTTTCGATCAGGCATCGTGAACATATTCCCTGCTAGCAACTGTGGCAAAATGGTCCGACAGAGACCCATAAATCCCTTTCTGGATGCTCTGAGCAGTGGCAGAG GTAAGGAGAATGGAGGAGGTGGAGATCAGAGACGGCAGCGTGAGAATCCGCTGAAAGCTCCGTCAGATGAAGGGAAAGAGGAGGTCACATCTGGAACCGGAGTTATCGAACTCTCAAAGGAGGCCGAGACCCTTCAGGAAATAGCTGACATTTTGCTTCTTATGAAGCAGAGGAAGAAGGAAGGATGA
- the LOC110968192 gene encoding uncharacterized protein LOC110968192 isoform X3, with product MKSDAKKQREFFEKKKMQQKLKNLGLALPAASPADTGPGSMDLVTLFIVNQIAAKKASTDPPKVAVLGSSKGGSKRNKPLVLPMSPCSPSQLSLVDSQRQSSVQEVRRRKNVIPQGFKCRQLSPVLESAFSDNSASDYRPPRTVPSSPFSSISSTSSGQEIFPLQLKQQKQSQLQPLAHCSSASWNASGFQQNKFQPFSQPRGMTDAVPWSCGSNLLQQETPTAAHVLFRNPQLHKTETGDCAGHTANFSLNQPEDNEPILDFMLNQSKATPQFEEDVFSGFNNEEYEASHFGSAKSKIYPTDEKSIRPSTPQTVPDSQCMEVEQEDCCQPSLQASYMDLTCGAEPLNPNSTSQGYPKHSVSQSRPPTPLIKSKENFRNDQKVMKNMRSPDRAFGSSIQQTGSSTALFLSPLSPTQSSELCKCKKTPIKTQDAATQTAQNPRAEMCDASTQCTFVAKTKAAPGWYLPPVDVSEQHLATERQTDTATEPATLTVPSEISSSEGKQMTWSNKKLKSSFRSGIVNIFPASNCGKMVRQRPINPFLDALSSGRGKENGGGGDQRRQRENPLKAPSDEGKEEVTSGTGVIELSKEAETLQEIADILLLMKQRKKEG from the exons ATGAAGAGTGACGCTAAAAAACAGAGG GAGTTTttcgaaaagaaaaaaatgcagcagaaactgaaaaacttgGGTCTAGCGCTGCCAGCTGCCTCACCTGCAGACACTGGTCCAGGTAGTATGGACCTGGTCACTCTGTTTATCGTCAACCAGATAGCGGCAAAGAAAGCAAGTACAG ATCCTCCTAAAGTAGCAGTTCTTGGCAGCAGTAAAGGAGGATCCAAGAGAAACAAGCCTCTCGTACTCCCAATGAGCCCCTGTTCACCGTCACAGCTGAGTCTTGTGGACAGCCAGCGTCAGAGCAG TGTTCAAGAagtcagaagaagaaagaatgTTATTCCACAAGGATTCAAGTGTCGGCAG CTTTCACCAGTGCTTGAATCAGCATTCTCAGACAACAGTGCATCCGACTACCGACCGCCCAGAACTGTCCCCTCTAGCCCTTTCTCCTCCATCTCATCCACCTCCTCAGGACAAG AAATATTtcccctgcagctgaaacaacAGAAGCAAAGTCAGCTTCAGCCTCTGGCCCATTGCTCTTCTGCATCTTGGAACGCCTCAGGTTTTCAACAAAATAAG TTTCAGCCTTTCTCCCAGCCCAGAGGCATGACAGATGCTGTCCCTTGGTCCTGTGGATCAAACCTTCTCCAACAGGAGACCCCCACAGCAGCCCACGTTCTCTTTAGAAATCCACAACTGCA TAAAACTGAGACAGGAGACTGTGCAGGACATACAGCCAACTTCTCCCTCAACCAACCTGAAGATAATGAGCCCATCCTGGACTTCATGCTGAACCAGTCAAAAGCGACACCGCAGTTTGAGGAGGACGTCTTCAGCGGGTTTAATAATGAAGAATATGAAG CTTCTCATTTTGGGAGTGCAAAATCCAAAATATACCCAACAGACGAAAAATCGATCAGACCTTCAACACCGCA AACTGTGCCTGATTCACAGTGCATGGAAGTGGAG CAGGAAGATTGCTGTCAACCTTCTCTCCAGGCTTCTTACATGGATCTAACATGTGGCGCAGAACCCTTGAACCCAAACAGCACCTCACAGGGGTATCCAAAACACAGCGTCTCTCAGTCCAGGCCTCCCACACCTCTAATAAAATCCAAAGAGAACTTCAGAAATGATCAGAAAGTTATGAAGAACATGCGTAGCCCAGATAGAGCCTTTGGAAGTAGCATCCaacagacaggaagcagcacagctttgtttttatctcctctgtctcccactCAGAGCTCAGAGTTGTGCAAATGCAAGAAAACACCCATTAAAACTCAAGATGCTGCGACTCAAACTGCACAAAATCCCAGGGCGGAGATGTGCGATGCTTCGACTCAGTGCACCTTTGTTGCAAAGACCAAAGCAGCTCCTGGTTGGTATCTACCACCTGTTGACGTGTCAGAGCAGCATCTAGCCACAGAGAGGCAGACTGATACCGCTACAGAGCCGGCCACACTCACAGTTCCATCAGAAATCTCAAGCAGCGAAGGGAAGCAGATGACTTGGAGCAACAAGAAATTGAAGTCCAGTTTTCGATCAGGCATCGTGAACATATTCCCTGCTAGCAACTGTGGCAAAATGGTCCGACAGAGACCCATAAATCCCTTTCTGGATGCTCTGAGCAGTGGCAGAG GTAAGGAGAATGGAGGAGGTGGAGATCAGAGACGGCAGCGTGAGAATCCGCTGAAAGCTCCGTCAGATGAAGGGAAAGAGGAGGTCACATCTGGAACCGGAGTTATCGAACTCTCAAAGGAGGCCGAGACCCTTCAGGAAATAGCTGACATTTTGCTTCTTATGAAGCAGAGGAAGAAGGAAGGATGA
- the LOC110968192 gene encoding uncharacterized protein LOC110968192 isoform X4: MSPCSPSQLSLVDSQRQSSVQEVRRRKNVIPQGFKCRQLSPVLESAFSDNSASDYRPPRTVPSSPFSSISSTSSGQEIFPLQLKQQKQSQLQPLAHCSSASWNASGFQQNKFQPFSQPRGMTDAVPWSCGSNLLQQETPTAAHVLFRNPQLHKTETGDCAGHTANFSLNQPEDNEPILDFMLNQSKATPQFEEDVFSGFNNEEYEASHFGSAKSKIYPTDEKSIRPSTPQTVPDSQCMEVEFSNCTDMNFSCLGHYTEPMNGFDRSPNCSCGGGYYSSDSNDQEDCCQPSLQASYMDLTCGAEPLNPNSTSQGYPKHSVSQSRPPTPLIKSKENFRNDQKVMKNMRSPDRAFGSSIQQTGSSTALFLSPLSPTQSSELCKCKKTPIKTQDAATQTAQNPRAEMCDASTQCTFVAKTKAAPGWYLPPVDVSEQHLATERQTDTATEPATLTVPSEISSSEGKQMTWSNKKLKSSFRSGIVNIFPASNCGKMVRQRPINPFLDALSSGRGKENGGGGDQRRQRENPLKAPSDEGKEEVTSGTGVIELSKEAETLQEIADILLLMKQRKKEG, translated from the exons ATGAGCCCCTGTTCACCGTCACAGCTGAGTCTTGTGGACAGCCAGCGTCAGAGCAG TGTTCAAGAagtcagaagaagaaagaatgTTATTCCACAAGGATTCAAGTGTCGGCAG CTTTCACCAGTGCTTGAATCAGCATTCTCAGACAACAGTGCATCCGACTACCGACCGCCCAGAACTGTCCCCTCTAGCCCTTTCTCCTCCATCTCATCCACCTCCTCAGGACAAG AAATATTtcccctgcagctgaaacaacAGAAGCAAAGTCAGCTTCAGCCTCTGGCCCATTGCTCTTCTGCATCTTGGAACGCCTCAGGTTTTCAACAAAATAAG TTTCAGCCTTTCTCCCAGCCCAGAGGCATGACAGATGCTGTCCCTTGGTCCTGTGGATCAAACCTTCTCCAACAGGAGACCCCCACAGCAGCCCACGTTCTCTTTAGAAATCCACAACTGCA TAAAACTGAGACAGGAGACTGTGCAGGACATACAGCCAACTTCTCCCTCAACCAACCTGAAGATAATGAGCCCATCCTGGACTTCATGCTGAACCAGTCAAAAGCGACACCGCAGTTTGAGGAGGACGTCTTCAGCGGGTTTAATAATGAAGAATATGAAG CTTCTCATTTTGGGAGTGCAAAATCCAAAATATACCCAACAGACGAAAAATCGATCAGACCTTCAACACCGCA AACTGTGCCTGATTCACAGTGCATGGAAGTGGAG TTCTCCAACTGCACTGACATGAACTTTT CATGCCTCGGACACTACACTGAGCCCATGAATGGCTTTGACCGCTCGCCAAATTGTTCTTGCGGAGGAGGTTACTACAGTTCAGACTCAAATGAT CAGGAAGATTGCTGTCAACCTTCTCTCCAGGCTTCTTACATGGATCTAACATGTGGCGCAGAACCCTTGAACCCAAACAGCACCTCACAGGGGTATCCAAAACACAGCGTCTCTCAGTCCAGGCCTCCCACACCTCTAATAAAATCCAAAGAGAACTTCAGAAATGATCAGAAAGTTATGAAGAACATGCGTAGCCCAGATAGAGCCTTTGGAAGTAGCATCCaacagacaggaagcagcacagctttgtttttatctcctctgtctcccactCAGAGCTCAGAGTTGTGCAAATGCAAGAAAACACCCATTAAAACTCAAGATGCTGCGACTCAAACTGCACAAAATCCCAGGGCGGAGATGTGCGATGCTTCGACTCAGTGCACCTTTGTTGCAAAGACCAAAGCAGCTCCTGGTTGGTATCTACCACCTGTTGACGTGTCAGAGCAGCATCTAGCCACAGAGAGGCAGACTGATACCGCTACAGAGCCGGCCACACTCACAGTTCCATCAGAAATCTCAAGCAGCGAAGGGAAGCAGATGACTTGGAGCAACAAGAAATTGAAGTCCAGTTTTCGATCAGGCATCGTGAACATATTCCCTGCTAGCAACTGTGGCAAAATGGTCCGACAGAGACCCATAAATCCCTTTCTGGATGCTCTGAGCAGTGGCAGAG GTAAGGAGAATGGAGGAGGTGGAGATCAGAGACGGCAGCGTGAGAATCCGCTGAAAGCTCCGTCAGATGAAGGGAAAGAGGAGGTCACATCTGGAACCGGAGTTATCGAACTCTCAAAGGAGGCCGAGACCCTTCAGGAAATAGCTGACATTTTGCTTCTTATGAAGCAGAGGAAGAAGGAAGGATGA